The following coding sequences are from one Paenibacillus sp. JDR-2 window:
- a CDS encoding undecaprenyldiphospho-muramoylpentapeptide beta-N-acetylglucosaminyltransferase, with protein MFTGGGSAGHVTVNLALIPHFIQEGWSVDYIGSEAGIEKQLIEPLQNVRYHGIATGKLRRYLDWQNVKDPFKVIKGAFQAYRIIKKQKPDVLFSKGGFVSVPVVIGARLNRVPVLIHESDLTPGLANKISIPFAAGVCTTFRETQQHLPAGKSHYVGAVIRDQLKAGDAARGRKFAGFISSKPVLLIMGGSLGARKINQAVRASLGKLTEKFQIIHLCGKGQVEQSLQSPQYKQFEYVNEELPDLLAMSDVIISRAGSNSIFEFLYLRKPMLLIPLTKEASRGDQILNARSFQSAGFCDVLYEENMTPDTLVSHVTDLYANRDKYVDNMQKNDRQDALSELIGLIKKTAK; from the coding sequence ATGTTTACAGGCGGCGGATCGGCAGGGCACGTGACGGTAAACCTGGCGTTGATCCCCCATTTTATACAAGAAGGCTGGTCGGTGGACTACATAGGTTCGGAGGCTGGGATTGAGAAACAGCTCATCGAGCCTCTTCAGAACGTGCGTTATCACGGTATCGCAACGGGCAAGCTGCGCCGTTATCTGGATTGGCAGAACGTGAAGGACCCGTTCAAAGTCATCAAAGGCGCCTTTCAGGCTTACCGCATTATTAAGAAGCAAAAACCTGACGTGCTGTTTTCTAAAGGCGGTTTCGTATCCGTTCCGGTCGTGATTGGCGCGCGGCTGAACAGGGTGCCGGTGCTCATCCATGAGTCCGACTTAACCCCAGGCCTCGCGAACAAGATCTCGATTCCATTTGCGGCGGGCGTGTGCACGACCTTCCGGGAGACGCAGCAGCATCTGCCGGCAGGCAAATCGCATTACGTTGGAGCGGTTATTCGCGATCAGCTCAAAGCAGGCGATGCGGCGCGCGGCCGTAAGTTCGCGGGCTTTATTTCGAGCAAGCCGGTGCTGCTCATCATGGGCGGCAGCCTTGGCGCGCGCAAGATTAACCAGGCTGTACGCGCTTCGCTTGGCAAGCTGACGGAGAAATTCCAGATCATCCATTTGTGCGGCAAAGGCCAGGTAGAGCAATCTCTTCAGTCTCCTCAATACAAACAGTTCGAGTACGTGAATGAGGAGCTTCCTGACCTTCTAGCCATGTCGGACGTGATCATCTCGCGTGCCGGCTCGAACTCGATCTTCGAGTTCCTGTACCTGCGCAAGCCGATGCTGCTTATCCCCCTGACGAAGGAAGCGAGCCGCGGCGACCAGATCCTTAACGCCCGTTCGTTCCAATCGGCCGGCTTTTGCGATGTGCTCTATGAAGAGAACATGACGCCGGATACGCTGGTCAGCCATGTAACCGACTTGTACGCGAACCGCGATAAATACGTGGATAACATGCAGAAAAACGACCGCCAGGACGCTTTGTCTGAGCTGATCGGCCTGATCAAGAAAACGGCGAAATAA
- a CDS encoding ArsR/SmtB family transcription factor → MSKDNNLASEPKHDVFQAIADPTRRSLLQLLVDQEMPVNVISAHYSMSRTAVSKHLRVLAEAGLVKERKVGRETRYRLEPEPLLELKRWLSYYERFWENKLQALKRFVEEDMPAGEPSGPLKVIEGKPQE, encoded by the coding sequence ATGTCGAAGGACAATAATCTCGCTTCCGAGCCCAAGCATGACGTCTTCCAAGCGATTGCCGATCCAACCCGCCGCAGCCTGCTGCAGCTGTTAGTCGATCAGGAAATGCCGGTTAACGTCATTAGCGCCCATTATTCCATGAGCCGGACCGCCGTATCGAAGCATCTGCGCGTGCTGGCGGAAGCGGGCCTCGTGAAGGAACGCAAGGTTGGACGCGAGACGCGATACCGGCTGGAGCCGGAACCGCTGCTTGAGCTGAAGCGCTGGCTCAGCTACTACGAGAGGTTCTGGGAGAACAAGCTGCAGGCGCTCAAGCGCTTTGTCGAAGAAGACATGCCGGCCGGCGAACCGTCAGGTCCGCTCAAGGTGATCGAAGGCAAACCCCAGGAATAA
- a CDS encoding SRPBCC family protein, protein MSNGVNTLPDVRQTVQVNASIEKVWNAVSTREGVSAWFMAPSESFKPEVGCEFHLETGQFGQSPCKVTEVEPPNRLTFNWGKDWTLTFELKELEGGKTEFTLIHGGWDADKVTEFNQPHPQVREHMAGGWAGIVKKFASYVEGQ, encoded by the coding sequence ATGAGTAACGGAGTTAATACATTGCCTGACGTACGTCAGACGGTTCAAGTGAATGCATCTATTGAAAAGGTATGGAATGCGGTATCCACTAGAGAGGGAGTCTCGGCTTGGTTTATGGCTCCAAGCGAAAGCTTTAAGCCGGAGGTAGGCTGCGAATTCCATTTGGAGACCGGCCAGTTCGGCCAGTCTCCTTGCAAAGTAACGGAGGTTGAACCTCCGAACCGTCTGACCTTCAACTGGGGAAAGGACTGGACGCTGACTTTTGAATTGAAAGAGCTGGAAGGCGGTAAAACCGAATTTACGCTGATTCACGGCGGCTGGGATGCGGATAAGGTTACCGAATTCAACCAACCGCATCCGCAAGTACGCGAGCACATGGCCGGTGGTTGGGCTGGCATCGTGAAGAAGTTTGCAAGCTATGTCGAAGGACAATAA
- a CDS encoding PQQ-dependent sugar dehydrogenase produces the protein MRKRILTAVVITVGALLLASCEDSKSSVNTGGTQVSGEQAAYKVVAEKLQAPWVIAFDGDVIYISERDGNVVRVAEGKSTRMPVHFDKNVHAQGEGGFLGFVLAPDFQTSKEAFAYHTYEENGKILNRIIVLKLEKDAWVESRALLEGIPGSFNHDGGRMAIGPDGLLYVTTGDAGQEKLSQDKNSLAGKILRMKLDGSIPPGNPFPDSYVYSYGHRNPQGLAWSSSGMLLVAEHGPSGNPGGHDEINSVVPGGNYGWPVVIGGQHREGMIDPVYHTGEDTIAPSGIAMESGNNLLVATLRGEKLLRYNTLTKKMSVVLGNEGRLRDVRVHNGDIYVITNNTDGRGTPSDKDDRLLLLAK, from the coding sequence ATGAGAAAAAGGATTCTAACCGCTGTTGTCATAACGGTCGGCGCGCTTTTGCTGGCCTCCTGCGAGGACAGCAAATCATCGGTCAATACAGGCGGCACGCAGGTGTCGGGGGAGCAGGCTGCCTACAAGGTTGTGGCGGAGAAGCTGCAGGCACCGTGGGTGATCGCCTTTGACGGCGATGTGATCTATATCAGCGAGAGGGATGGCAATGTCGTGCGGGTTGCCGAAGGCAAGTCGACGAGGATGCCGGTCCATTTCGATAAAAACGTGCATGCTCAAGGGGAAGGCGGTTTTCTCGGGTTTGTGCTTGCTCCGGATTTTCAGACGTCGAAGGAGGCTTTTGCCTATCACACGTATGAGGAAAACGGGAAGATCCTGAACCGTATTATTGTGCTGAAGCTGGAGAAGGATGCCTGGGTAGAATCGAGGGCGCTGCTCGAAGGGATTCCAGGTTCGTTTAATCATGACGGCGGCCGGATGGCGATTGGGCCGGACGGTTTACTGTATGTAACGACAGGAGATGCCGGGCAGGAGAAGCTGTCGCAGGATAAGAATAGTCTCGCCGGCAAAATCCTCCGGATGAAGCTGGACGGTTCGATTCCGCCGGGCAATCCATTTCCCGATTCTTATGTGTACTCTTACGGGCACCGGAACCCGCAAGGGCTTGCGTGGAGCAGCTCGGGCATGCTGTTGGTCGCGGAGCACGGCCCATCGGGCAATCCCGGCGGACATGACGAGATTAACAGTGTCGTACCAGGCGGCAATTACGGCTGGCCGGTTGTGATTGGAGGGCAGCACCGGGAAGGGATGATTGACCCGGTCTATCATACGGGCGAGGATACGATCGCTCCTTCGGGCATAGCGATGGAATCGGGCAATAATCTGCTGGTGGCCACCCTCCGGGGAGAGAAGCTTTTGAGATACAATACGCTGACGAAAAAGATGTCGGTTGTGCTTGGGAACGAGGGCAGGCTGCGGGATGTACGCGTTCATAACGGCGATATCTACGTCATAACGAATAATACGGATGGAAGAGGGACACCATCTGATAAGGATGACCGGCTGCTGCTTTTGGCGAAATAA
- a CDS encoding RNA polymerase sigma factor has protein sequence MTKLENNYWRYIDRIDAAGLRELMDSYGQDAWNLAYVITRRHDLADDVTQDVFLKVYQTIGSFRGASSIRTWLLSMTRNTAINYKRTAFMRRVLLIGRSAAHDGESPSAEQEAIRLAFTSELWNAVLELPVKLREVLVLHAKYELTTKEIADALMLPEGTVKTRLSRARKRMNSSWKGSAAYE, from the coding sequence GTGACAAAATTGGAAAATAACTACTGGCGTTATATAGACCGCATCGATGCCGCCGGATTAAGAGAACTGATGGATTCGTACGGCCAGGATGCATGGAATCTGGCTTATGTCATCACGCGAAGGCATGATCTAGCGGATGATGTTACGCAGGACGTGTTTCTGAAGGTATATCAGACAATCGGCTCGTTTCGCGGAGCTTCTTCGATCCGAACCTGGCTGCTCTCAATGACAAGAAATACGGCTATTAATTATAAAAGAACGGCCTTTATGCGCCGGGTGCTGCTTATCGGCAGAAGCGCTGCCCATGACGGGGAAAGTCCGTCTGCGGAGCAGGAAGCTATAAGGCTGGCGTTCACGTCCGAGCTGTGGAATGCCGTTCTGGAGCTGCCCGTTAAGCTGCGGGAGGTGCTTGTCCTCCATGCGAAATACGAGCTGACGACAAAGGAAATCGCTGACGCGCTTATGCTGCCGGAGGGGACGGTCAAAACCAGACTGTCGAGGGCGCGCAAAAGGATGAACAGCAGTTGGAAGGGGAGTGCCGCGTATGAATGA
- a CDS encoding DUF2306 domain-containing protein, whose translation MKKRKTLYILTIAVSIGFIGYTTFTNFIYDPEASRFLRHKTGLKHVSLWLTIMDVHIVAACAAMIAGLINFSRRIRERSAKLHRILGYTYVLAVAIVDLTSGYMAPFSTGGRMNSIAFNFINMIWLVITVIAVVKIRKGKVAEHRKWMIRSYVFVFTNLFTHLVTAALHNGIGVDYTLSYTIAIYSTIVLLLLLAEVVIRKIKTDPERP comes from the coding sequence TTGAAAAAAAGAAAAACGCTGTATATCCTCACGATTGCCGTATCTATCGGTTTTATCGGATATACGACCTTTACGAACTTTATCTACGACCCTGAAGCGAGCCGCTTCCTGCGTCACAAGACCGGATTAAAGCATGTGTCGTTATGGTTAACTATTATGGATGTGCATATTGTGGCGGCCTGCGCGGCCATGATTGCCGGACTTATTAACTTCTCCAGACGGATAAGAGAGCGCAGTGCCAAGCTGCATCGAATACTCGGCTATACTTACGTGCTGGCTGTGGCAATCGTTGATCTAACCTCCGGCTATATGGCTCCGTTCTCTACGGGCGGAAGAATGAACAGCATTGCGTTTAATTTTATTAATATGATTTGGCTTGTTATCACGGTGATTGCGGTGGTGAAAATCCGAAAAGGAAAGGTCGCGGAGCACCGCAAATGGATGATTCGAAGCTATGTTTTTGTATTTACCAATTTGTTTACCCACCTGGTCACGGCAGCCCTGCACAACGGCATCGGGGTGGATTATACGCTGAGCTATACGATCGCCATTTACAGCACGATTGTGCTGCTGCTTTTGCTGGCGGAGGTTGTAATCAGAAAGATAAAAACAGACCCGGAAAGGCCATAA
- a CDS encoding DUF72 domain-containing protein — MPIHIGLAGWGDQDALYGPNVKTKDRLKEYAKHFPLVEVDSSFYAIQPPERFAKWTEETPESLHFIVKAYQGMTGHQRGPAAAAAANDPDSTFASFRDSIMPVMEAGRLRAALFQYPPWFDCTRDNVRILRETKRRMEGIPVALEFRHQSWFTEEYRERTLDFMRQEGWMHSVCDEPQAGLGSIPTVLEVTDAAMTVVRFHGRNASGWNQGGASNWRDVRYLYRYNSDELQQWAEYLQQLQQQSGHICVIFNNNSGGDAADNAKQMMALLGQLRPDGRDPLEPREEPPQYEQLDLF; from the coding sequence ATGCCTATCCATATCGGACTTGCGGGCTGGGGAGACCAGGACGCGCTGTACGGCCCAAACGTCAAAACGAAGGACCGGCTGAAGGAATATGCGAAGCATTTCCCGCTGGTCGAGGTGGACAGCAGCTTCTACGCGATACAGCCTCCGGAGAGGTTCGCCAAGTGGACGGAGGAGACGCCGGAGTCGCTGCATTTTATCGTCAAGGCTTATCAGGGAATGACGGGACATCAGCGCGGTCCGGCGGCAGCAGCGGCGGCTAATGATCCGGACAGCACGTTTGCGTCCTTTCGCGACTCGATCATGCCGGTGATGGAAGCGGGGCGCTTGAGAGCGGCACTGTTCCAGTACCCGCCGTGGTTCGACTGTACCCGGGACAACGTGCGTATTCTGCGGGAAACGAAGCGCCGGATGGAAGGGATCCCCGTCGCGCTCGAGTTCCGCCATCAAAGCTGGTTCACCGAGGAATACCGGGAGCGTACGCTGGACTTCATGCGCCAGGAGGGCTGGATGCATAGCGTATGCGACGAACCGCAGGCGGGTCTAGGGTCGATTCCAACCGTGCTTGAAGTGACCGATGCAGCCATGACGGTTGTCCGGTTCCACGGCCGTAACGCCAGCGGCTGGAACCAGGGCGGAGCGTCGAACTGGAGGGATGTCCGGTATTTGTACCGCTACAATTCGGACGAGCTGCAGCAATGGGCGGAATACCTTCAGCAGCTGCAGCAGCAAAGCGGTCATATTTGCGTGATCTTCAACAATAACTCCGGCGGCGATGCGGCGGATAACGCGAAGCAGATGATGGCGCTGCTCGGACAATTGAGGCCGGACGGCCGGGACCCGCTGGAGCCGCGAGAGGAACCTCCGCAATATGAGCAGCTTGATCTTTTTTAA
- a CDS encoding aminotransferase class I/II-fold pyridoxal phosphate-dependent enzyme has translation MLTTSTWVTPLVRDLPPSGIRKFFNAAEGNKEIISLGVGEPDFATPKAAREACIRALERGRTMYTPNEGLMELREEIAAYLDKSFGVSYEPATEVLVTVGGSEAIDLAMRALLEPGDEMIIPVPGYIAYAPICKLNGGVPVELEMTAAQSFKLTADALKQAITPRSKVLFVNFPSNPTGAVMSYEDWLPITKLVEEHNLIVLSDEIYAELTYEGKHISFASLPGMKDRTVVISGFSKAFAMTGMRVGYACGGQELIAAMTKIHQYTALCAPIVGQVAAIECLRNCMEDKDEMVEAFNQRRRMFVKGLSELGLACRDPQGAFYAFPSIGATGLSSEQFATRLLQEAKVAAVPGSVFGRGGEGFIRCSYASSASNLSEALERIGRWMRTVM, from the coding sequence ATGCTGACGACGAGCACATGGGTGACGCCGCTAGTCCGCGATTTGCCGCCATCGGGCATTCGCAAATTTTTTAACGCGGCTGAGGGAAACAAGGAAATCATATCGCTAGGAGTTGGGGAACCCGACTTCGCAACGCCTAAGGCGGCCAGAGAGGCCTGTATCCGGGCGCTCGAGCGGGGCAGGACGATGTATACGCCTAACGAAGGCCTTATGGAGCTTCGGGAGGAGATTGCAGCGTACTTGGACAAAAGCTTTGGTGTCAGCTACGAACCGGCCACGGAAGTGCTGGTTACGGTAGGCGGCAGCGAAGCGATTGACCTGGCGATGCGGGCGCTTCTTGAGCCCGGCGATGAAATGATTATTCCGGTTCCCGGTTACATTGCTTACGCGCCGATTTGCAAGCTGAACGGAGGGGTGCCGGTTGAACTGGAAATGACGGCCGCCCAGTCGTTCAAGCTGACGGCAGATGCGCTGAAGCAGGCGATAACCCCCCGTTCCAAGGTGCTCTTCGTCAACTTCCCTAGCAATCCGACCGGAGCGGTTATGTCCTATGAGGACTGGCTGCCGATTACGAAGCTTGTAGAGGAGCATAACCTTATCGTATTGTCCGATGAGATCTATGCGGAGCTGACTTACGAAGGCAAGCATATCAGCTTCGCTTCCCTGCCGGGGATGAAGGATCGGACGGTAGTGATCAGCGGCTTCTCCAAAGCTTTTGCGATGACGGGAATGAGGGTTGGTTACGCATGCGGCGGTCAGGAGTTGATCGCGGCGATGACCAAGATCCATCAGTATACCGCTCTCTGCGCGCCGATTGTCGGCCAGGTTGCGGCGATCGAATGTCTGCGGAACTGCATGGAGGATAAGGACGAGATGGTAGAGGCGTTTAATCAGCGGCGGCGGATGTTCGTGAAGGGCTTAAGCGAGCTTGGTCTCGCTTGCCGGGATCCGCAAGGAGCGTTTTACGCTTTCCCTTCCATAGGTGCGACCGGGCTCAGCTCGGAGCAGTTCGCTACGCGGCTGCTGCAGGAAGCGAAGGTAGCGGCAGTGCCCGGCTCCGTATTCGGCCGGGGCGGCGAGGGCTTTATCCGCTGCTCGTATGCTTCTTCGGCTTCAAATCTGTCGGAGGCTCTCGAGCGCATCGGCCGTTGGATGCGGACAGTAATGTAA
- a CDS encoding D-alanine--D-alanine ligase, with the protein MKIGVIMGGISSEREISLLTGQEMIANLDRGKYEVVPIEINTKRDLIDKTAGIDFALLALHGKYGEDGTVQGTLESLGIPYSGCGVLSSSVSMDKELAKKLIRFDGILTADWINVASMEELAAANVERLGLPVVVKPNSGGSSIATRLVKTQDEVAEAVAEALKWDDSVMIEQFVGGEEITCAVLSGKLLPIVSIKANSEFFDFDSKYQDGGATEEVIELPADVQARVEASALGCYKALKCSVYSRIDMIIKDGVPYVLEANTLPGLTKNSLLPKAAKAAGIKFNELLDYIIDYSLEERKEK; encoded by the coding sequence ATGAAAATCGGTGTTATTATGGGCGGCATTTCGTCCGAAAGAGAAATTTCGTTATTAACGGGGCAAGAAATGATCGCGAATCTGGATCGCGGCAAATACGAAGTTGTGCCGATCGAGATTAACACGAAACGCGACTTAATCGATAAAACGGCCGGTATCGACTTTGCGCTGCTGGCTCTTCACGGCAAATACGGCGAAGACGGTACGGTACAGGGCACGTTGGAATCGCTTGGCATTCCTTATTCCGGCTGCGGCGTGTTGTCGAGCAGCGTAAGCATGGATAAAGAGCTGGCGAAAAAGCTGATCCGTTTTGACGGCATCCTTACAGCCGATTGGATTAATGTCGCCAGCATGGAGGAGCTTGCCGCGGCAAACGTGGAGCGCCTTGGCCTGCCGGTTGTCGTAAAGCCGAATTCGGGCGGCTCGAGTATTGCTACGCGTCTGGTTAAAACCCAAGACGAGGTGGCCGAAGCGGTAGCGGAAGCGTTGAAATGGGATGACTCCGTCATGATCGAGCAATTTGTTGGCGGGGAAGAAATTACATGCGCCGTGCTCAGCGGCAAGCTGCTTCCTATCGTATCGATTAAAGCCAACTCGGAGTTCTTCGATTTCGACTCCAAGTATCAGGATGGCGGAGCCACGGAAGAAGTGATCGAATTGCCGGCTGATGTGCAAGCCCGCGTAGAAGCGTCTGCGCTTGGCTGCTATAAGGCTCTGAAATGCAGCGTGTATTCGCGTATCGATATGATCATTAAAGACGGAGTTCCGTACGTTCTGGAAGCGAACACGCTGCCGGGTCTGACGAAGAACAGCTTGCTGCCAAAGGCGGCTAAAGCGGCTGGTATCAAATTCAACGAGCTGCTTGACTACATCATCGATTATTCTCTTGAGGAACGTAAAGAGAAATAA
- a CDS encoding PLP-dependent aminotransferase family protein, with product MYSDIQFVGDRPVSMQVKDYMKRLMITGALQANQKLPSTRELSLLMNVGRNTIVTAYADLVDEGFIYAVKGKGNFVAQSAGGVAAEEGTGKRLDWSERINDLARAAEEHDLMKHGIRAKRGAISFTSIAPDEKLFDLQNVKRAFLDRMSLEGNIILNYGYAKGYKPLIEFLMRYMENKGVDLGGKDMLITNGFTEGFDLVLSALGKSNGHALCENPTHHTAIKNLKMHQFAITGVDMEPDGISLEQLEEKLGGQGFDLAYLVPSYHNPTGIVMSHEKRAETVRMLNDRRIPIIEDGFNEELRYSGAHVAPLLAYGGNRNNGTIYLGSFSKILFPGLRVGWILADKELIDYLESVKRARTIHTSTLDQSLLYQYLHNGNFEKYLKRAKAEYKRKYELAVECCKTYLPLKRLSGDGGLHLFVEFEENFSTRELLQACTEQGVLFTPGDIFYTDGGGRHTMRLGFSRVSDENIVKGIQMIGDAAKAMLGK from the coding sequence GTGTATTCTGATATTCAATTCGTAGGCGACCGGCCGGTATCGATGCAGGTCAAGGATTATATGAAACGGCTGATGATAACGGGCGCGCTGCAGGCGAATCAGAAGCTCCCGTCCACGCGAGAGTTAAGCCTCTTAATGAATGTTGGCCGCAACACCATCGTGACCGCTTACGCGGATCTGGTGGATGAAGGATTTATATACGCCGTAAAAGGCAAAGGCAACTTCGTCGCGCAATCGGCGGGCGGCGTTGCGGCGGAGGAGGGCACCGGCAAGCGGCTTGACTGGAGCGAGCGGATTAATGATCTGGCACGCGCGGCGGAAGAGCATGATCTAATGAAGCATGGCATCCGCGCAAAGCGGGGGGCTATTTCTTTTACAAGCATTGCTCCCGACGAAAAGCTGTTTGACCTGCAAAATGTGAAGCGCGCATTCCTCGACCGGATGTCGCTGGAAGGCAACATTATTCTGAATTACGGCTATGCCAAGGGGTATAAGCCGCTGATCGAATTCCTGATGCGTTATATGGAGAACAAAGGCGTCGATCTGGGCGGCAAGGATATGCTTATTACAAACGGTTTTACGGAAGGGTTCGACCTTGTCCTGTCGGCGCTTGGGAAGAGCAACGGACACGCGTTATGCGAGAATCCGACTCATCATACCGCAATTAAAAATTTAAAGATGCACCAATTCGCCATTACGGGCGTAGATATGGAGCCTGACGGCATTAGCCTAGAACAGCTGGAAGAGAAGCTTGGCGGGCAGGGATTCGATCTCGCTTATCTTGTTCCTTCGTACCATAACCCGACGGGGATCGTGATGTCCCACGAGAAACGGGCGGAAACGGTGCGGATGCTGAACGACCGCCGGATTCCGATTATCGAGGACGGCTTTAATGAGGAGCTTCGTTATTCAGGCGCTCATGTGGCCCCTCTGCTCGCTTACGGCGGCAACCGCAATAACGGAACGATTTATTTGGGCAGCTTCTCCAAAATTCTGTTCCCCGGCCTACGCGTCGGATGGATTCTGGCGGATAAGGAGCTGATCGACTATCTGGAAAGCGTCAAACGCGCGCGTACCATTCATACATCAACTCTTGATCAATCGCTGCTCTATCAATATCTTCATAACGGCAACTTCGAGAAATATCTGAAGCGTGCGAAGGCGGAATACAAGCGCAAATACGAGCTGGCCGTGGAGTGCTGCAAGACGTATCTGCCGCTGAAAAGGCTGTCAGGCGACGGCGGGCTTCATTTGTTCGTCGAGTTCGAGGAGAACTTCTCCACTAGGGAGCTGCTGCAGGCCTGCACGGAGCAGGGCGTATTGTTTACTCCCGGCGATATTTTCTACACGGACGGCGGCGGCCGCCATACGATGCGGCTAGGCTTCTCCCGCGTCTCCGACGAGAATATCGTCAAGGGGATCCAAATGATCGGGGACGCTGCGAAAGCTATGCTCGGGAAGTAA
- a CDS encoding SDR family NAD(P)-dependent oxidoreductase, with protein MSRLADKVAIITGAGSGMGREEALLFAREGAKVVATDINEAAVLAVVKEIEAEGGVATAIAHNVASEEQWISVIAAALEAYGRIDILVNNAGISFAVGMLDTTVEQWDKVMNINLSSVFLGMKHVVPHMQKNNGGSIVNISSIAGITGSQGAGAYTASKGAVRMLSKAAAVDYGKDNIRVNSVHPGFIETPMSKEFVGNEQMLAWFLSQTALPRVGQAVEVAKAVLFLASDDASYLTGIELPVDGGVTAK; from the coding sequence ATGAGTCGTCTAGCAGATAAAGTAGCTATTATTACGGGCGCGGGAAGCGGCATGGGCCGGGAGGAAGCGTTATTGTTCGCCCGCGAAGGCGCGAAGGTGGTTGCAACCGACATTAATGAGGCAGCGGTGTTGGCTGTTGTGAAGGAAATCGAGGCGGAAGGCGGCGTTGCAACGGCAATCGCCCACAATGTTGCGTCCGAGGAGCAGTGGATCAGCGTTATCGCAGCGGCGTTAGAGGCTTATGGCCGAATCGATATCCTCGTCAACAATGCGGGTATTTCATTTGCGGTCGGCATGCTTGATACCACTGTCGAGCAATGGGACAAGGTCATGAATATTAATCTTTCGAGCGTGTTTCTTGGGATGAAGCACGTTGTTCCGCATATGCAGAAAAATAACGGCGGTTCGATTGTGAACATCTCGTCGATCGCCGGCATTACCGGCAGCCAAGGCGCTGGCGCTTATACGGCATCGAAGGGTGCTGTCCGTATGCTGAGCAAAGCCGCTGCCGTTGATTACGGCAAGGACAATATCCGCGTCAATTCCGTGCATCCGGGCTTTATCGAGACGCCAATGAGCAAGGAGTTCGTGGGCAACGAGCAAATGCTCGCGTGGTTCCTGTCCCAGACCGCATTGCCGCGCGTAGGGCAAGCGGTTGAGGTTGCGAAGGCGGTCCTGTTCCTCGCGTCGGATGACGCGTCGTACCTGACTGGCATTGAGCTGCCTGTCGACGGCGGTGTGACCGCGAAGTAG
- a CDS encoding TetR/AcrR family transcriptional regulator, producing MDAKERYEKERNDGKQQRLIAILDAAEHEFISRGIEKTTMQHIADAANIGIATLFRYFPKKEKLIVAVATKLLQPIHDAFMATAALPLSCLDKLERLFDFLIEEHNRASAKFMVDFDSYAAHSQEPVEDMETFVALHRRISLHFAAIVQSGVEDRSIRPDLQIKETLTTIMNTFGHFSRQLSLQNNILLFESDLESRPQLLILKGMFLEYVKNR from the coding sequence ATGGATGCTAAAGAACGGTACGAGAAAGAACGAAACGACGGCAAACAGCAGAGGCTGATTGCGATTCTAGATGCTGCCGAGCACGAATTTATAAGCCGGGGTATCGAAAAAACCACCATGCAGCATATCGCGGACGCAGCCAATATCGGCATCGCTACGCTGTTTCGTTATTTTCCGAAGAAGGAAAAGCTGATTGTTGCGGTCGCAACCAAGCTGCTGCAGCCGATTCACGACGCCTTCATGGCGACCGCCGCGCTGCCGCTGTCTTGTCTGGACAAGCTTGAACGACTATTCGACTTCCTTATCGAGGAGCATAACCGTGCCAGCGCCAAATTCATGGTCGACTTCGACAGCTACGCTGCCCACTCGCAGGAGCCGGTCGAGGACATGGAAACGTTTGTGGCCTTGCATCGGCGGATCTCGTTGCATTTTGCGGCCATTGTGCAGTCCGGCGTCGAGGACCGCTCGATTCGCCCGGATCTGCAGATTAAAGAAACATTGACGACGATCATGAATACCTTTGGCCATTTTTCGCGGCAGCTGTCGCTGCAAAACAACATCCTGCTGTTCGAATCGGATCTCGAATCAAGGCCGCAGCTGCTTATCCTCAAAGGAATGTTCCTGGAATACGTAAAGAACCGGTAA